A genomic region of Roseateles amylovorans contains the following coding sequences:
- a CDS encoding methyl-accepting chemotaxis protein translates to MSVGLIATPPSSALPSSVHRGPQFNPNRFWSPGVQLFRQLQFGWKAALISLAFLVPIIVLAVAYDATSRATLAQTRSELHGVDGLEALEPWMVEVQKQRRLVMSGMAPEVDMAAVDRSRARFQAVAAAMPTAIDLRRALATAASAQQALVQGGLTAASPQFEQRMQQYVKALGDLRTELLDESALTLDPDQDSYYLMTVSGELSSDIIESVSRSRAMAGALQREDRPSVAEIRRLYGTWFQGQDRIADLMKAADRAGQFNPRVKASLDPVKATQAAEAFFAAAASAWFDDGFRADVERLNPVGQTAVNELRALVVRSTTLLRGLLQQRLEATERARRLVGGLGAACLLVAGYLFYAFYLSMAGGLGEVGRHLDAMTRGDLTRRAAPQGRDETARLMALLAQMQDGLRGMVMQVRQTSHGIVTASSQIAAGSSDLSARTEQTAASLEESASAMEQIGATVRQTAANTEEATQMAARNAALATRGGTVMADMVGTMQAIQESSHRIADIIGVIDAIAFQTNILALNAAVEAARAGEQGRGFAVVASEVRALAKRTTDAAREIKALIGTSVARVERGTTVAQDAGTAIQEIVGGAGRIQALLTEIASGSREQTDGIGHVSGAVQQLDQSTQQNAAMVEQTAAAAASLLEQANGLVAEVGRFRLP, encoded by the coding sequence ATGTCTGTCGGTTTGATTGCCACGCCCCCCTCCAGCGCCCTCCCGTCGTCGGTTCACCGCGGCCCCCAGTTCAATCCCAACCGCTTCTGGTCGCCCGGCGTGCAGCTGTTCCGCCAGTTGCAGTTTGGCTGGAAGGCGGCACTTATCAGCCTGGCCTTTCTCGTGCCGATCATCGTCCTGGCCGTGGCCTATGACGCCACCAGCCGCGCCACGCTGGCGCAGACCCGCAGCGAGCTGCACGGGGTCGACGGGCTGGAGGCGCTGGAGCCGTGGATGGTGGAGGTGCAGAAGCAGCGGCGGCTGGTGATGTCGGGCATGGCGCCGGAGGTGGACATGGCGGCGGTCGACCGATCCCGCGCCCGCTTCCAGGCAGTGGCCGCCGCCATGCCGACCGCGATCGATCTGCGTCGGGCCCTGGCAACGGCGGCCTCGGCCCAGCAGGCGCTGGTGCAGGGTGGCTTGACCGCCGCCTCGCCGCAATTCGAGCAGCGCATGCAGCAGTATGTGAAGGCTCTCGGCGACCTGCGCACCGAGCTGCTGGATGAATCCGCACTGACGCTGGATCCGGATCAGGACAGCTACTACCTGATGACGGTCTCGGGCGAGCTGAGCTCCGACATCATCGAGTCGGTGTCCCGCAGCCGCGCCATGGCGGGTGCCCTGCAGCGCGAGGATAGGCCCTCGGTGGCCGAGATCCGACGCCTCTACGGCACCTGGTTCCAGGGGCAGGACCGCATCGCCGATCTGATGAAGGCAGCCGACCGGGCCGGCCAGTTCAATCCACGGGTGAAGGCGAGCCTGGACCCAGTCAAGGCCACCCAGGCCGCCGAGGCCTTCTTCGCTGCGGCGGCCTCGGCCTGGTTTGACGACGGTTTTCGGGCCGATGTCGAACGGCTGAACCCGGTGGGCCAGACCGCGGTCAATGAGCTGCGCGCGTTGGTGGTCCGCAGCACCACGCTACTGCGCGGCTTGCTGCAGCAGCGGCTGGAGGCGACGGAGCGGGCCCGTCGCCTGGTCGGCGGACTCGGCGCGGCCTGCCTGCTGGTGGCCGGCTATCTGTTCTATGCGTTCTACCTGTCGATGGCCGGCGGCCTGGGCGAGGTGGGGCGCCACCTGGACGCGATGACGCGCGGCGACCTGACCCGGCGTGCCGCGCCGCAAGGTCGGGACGAGACCGCCCGTCTGATGGCGCTGCTGGCCCAGATGCAGGACGGCCTGCGCGGGATGGTGATGCAGGTCCGCCAGACCTCGCACGGCATCGTCACCGCCAGCAGCCAGATCGCGGCGGGCTCCAGCGACTTGTCAGCCCGCACCGAGCAGACGGCGGCCAGCCTGGAGGAGTCCGCGTCGGCGATGGAGCAGATCGGTGCGACGGTGCGCCAAACGGCGGCCAACACCGAGGAAGCCACCCAGATGGCCGCGCGCAATGCCGCATTGGCTACCCGCGGCGGCACGGTGATGGCCGACATGGTCGGCACCATGCAGGCGATCCAGGAATCCTCCCACCGCATCGCCGACATCATCGGCGTGATCGATGCCATCGCTTTCCAGACCAACATCCTGGCGCTCAATGCCGCCGTCGAAGCGGCTCGCGCCGGCGAGCAGGGCCGCGGATTCGCGGTGGTGGCCAGCGAGGTGCGTGCCCTGGCCAAGCGCACCACCGACGCGGCGCGCGAGATCAAGGCGCTGATCGGCACCAGCGTGGCCCGTGTGGAGCGCGGCACCACGGTGGCGCAGGACGCCGGGACGGCCATTCAGGAGATCGTCGGCGGCGCCGGACGCATCCAGGCGCTGCTCACCGAGATTGCCTCCGGCTCCCGCGAGCAGACCGACGGCATCGGCCATGTCAGCGGTGCGGTGCAGCAACTGGACCAGTCCACGCAGCAGAATGCGGCCATGGTGGAACAGACCGCCGCCGCCGCGGCCTCGCTGCTGGAGCAGGCCAATGGCCTGGTGGCCGAGGTGGGTCGGTTTCGCCTGCCGTGA